One segment of Castanea sativa cultivar Marrone di Chiusa Pesio chromosome 3, ASM4071231v1 DNA contains the following:
- the LOC142629492 gene encoding F-box protein PP2-B15-like, translated as MREINLDLLPEDCFAHIMSLTSPQDVCRSAFVSSLIRYMADSDTVWEKFLPSNFEEILSRLVSPLAYSSKKELLSRLSKPQLIDGGRKIFSVEISSNKKCYMLGARELSIKWASHPLYWCWKPLSQSRFAEVAELRTISWLQIEGLLSTRLLSPRTSYGAYLVVNFADRAYGLDSLPSEVSLEVGNFKSQGTVYLSRPKIEKQSLQSIPSVNRIKAMRAKVLQERQAGPGERKDGWTEIELGYFYNDEGDEEVKMCLKEVKGEHLKGGLIVEGIELRPKE; from the exons ATGAGAGAAATCAATTTGGATCTCTTGCCTGAAGATTGTTTTGCACACATTATGTCCTTAACATCTCCTCAAGATGTGTGCCGATCCGCCTTTGTCTCGTCACTAATCCGGTACATGGCTGATTCAGACACTGTGTGGGAGAAATTTCTGCCATCTAACTTCGAAGAAATCCTCTCCAGATTAGTCTCTCCGTTGGCTTATTCATCCAAGAAAGAGTTGCTTTCCAGGTTAAGTAAACCACAACTAATTGATGGAGGCAGAAAg ATCTTCTCAGTAGAGATATCATCAAATAAGAAATGTTACATGTTGGGTGCAAGGGAGCTTTCAATCAAATGGGCAAGCCATCCTCTTTATTGGTGCTGGAAACCACTTTCTCAATCAAG ATTTGCTGAAGTTGCTGAGCTTAGGACCATTTCCTGGCTACAAATTGAAGGCTTGTTGAGCACTCGATTGCTATCACCAAGAACAAGTTATGGTGCCTATCTCGTTGTGAACTTTGCTGATCGTGCTTATGGGTTAGACTCTTTACCATCAGAGGTGTCACTTGAAGTTGGCAATTTCAAATCACAAGGGACAGTGTACTTAAGTCGccctaaaattgaaaaacaatctTTGCAAAGTATACCTTCTGTGAACCGAATTAAAGCAATGAGAGCAAAGGTGCTTCAAGAGAGACAAGCAGGTCCTGGTGAACGAAAAGATGGATGGACAGAGATTGAGTTGGGGTATTTTTATAATGATGAAGGTGATGAGGAGGTGAAGATGTGCTTAAAGGAAGTGAAGGGTGAGCATTTAAAAGGTGGTCTTATTGTTGAGGGAATAGAACTAAGACCTAAAGAGTAA
- the LOC142628735 gene encoding uncharacterized protein LOC142628735 has product MCLALFFAIDKLEHYMQAHTVRLIAKVDPIKYVLSKPMVSGRIARWAVLLQQYDLAYVPQKAIKGQVLANFLADHPVPSDWEFSDDFLDKDVFYIEVMPPWMMFFDRAARQEGVGAEYQALIIGLQMAIEIGISQLEIFGDSKLIINQILEQYDVKKEDIVPYCKYAKKLLSNFETITLEHIPRKENRQADALANLATALALSQEETAKIVISQRWVVPFVVEEEEEEEQANVISVCLVEKEDWRQTTIEYLQHGRLPDDVRHKTEVRQKAARFIYYKETPFRRSFDGLFLHCLGEEKAKQALEEAYSRICGAHQSGPKLHYKIKRMGYYWPTMGLDAIGPLPKSSGGHLYILAAIDYFSKWAEAVPLKEVKKETVVNFIRTHLIYRYGVLRYIITDNGKLFQNRLMTEL; this is encoded by the exons ATGTGCCTCGCTCTTTTCTTTGCCATAGACAAACTGGAGCACTACATGCAAGCACATACGGTCCGTTTGATAGCAAAGGTGGACCCAATTAAATATGTCCTCTCCAAGCCAATGGTTTCGGGTCGCATAGCTCGATGGGCAGTCTTGCTGCAACAATACGACCTTGCATATGTTCCGCAAAAAGCTATCAAAGGACAAGTATTGGCAAATTTCTTAGCTGATCACCCAGTTCCATCTGATTGGGAGTTCTCTGATGATTTCTTGGACAAAGACgtgttttacattgaagtaatgccaccatggatgatgtttttcGATAGGGCTGCACGTCAAGAAGGAGTGGGGG CCGAATATCAAGCATTGATCATTGGTCTACAAATGGCCATTGAGATCGGCATATCGCAACTCGAGATCTTTggggattccaaattaattatcaaccaaatctTGGAGCAGTATGATGTCAAGAAAGAAGACATTGTCCCTTATTGCAAATATGCAAAGAAGTTGCTCTCAAATTTTGAGACAATCACATTGGAGCATATACCAAGGAAGGAGAATAGACAGGCTGATGCTTTAGCCAATTTGGCTACTGCCTTAGCATTATCCCAAGAAGAGACAGCCAAAATTGTTATTTCCCAAAGGTGGGTGGTGCCTTTCGTggttgaagaagaggaagaagaggagcAAGCCAACGTCATTTCTGTATGCCTTGTCGAAAAGGAAGATTGGCGACAAACGACCATTGAATACCTTCAACATGGAAGACTCCCAGATGATGTACGCCACAAGACTGAAGTTCGGCAAAAGGCTGCTCGATtcatttactataaagaaactcCCTTCCGCCgttcatttgatggtttgtttctccATTGCTTAGGAGAGGAAAaggctaaacaagccttagaGGAGGCTTATTCTAGAATATGTGGTGCACACCAATCAGGTCCTAAGTTACACTACAAGATCAAGCGaatgggttactattggcctacgatg GGGCTTGACGCAATAggaccattaccaaaatcatctGGTGGCCATTTGTACATCTTGGCTGCAATTGATTACTTCTCAAAATGGGCAGAAGCTGTGCCTCTTAAGGAAGTGAAGAAAGAAACGGTGGTCAATTTTATCCGAACTCACTTGATCTATCGGTATGGTGTCCTTCGGTATATCATAACCGATAATGGCAAACTATTTCAGAATAGGTTGATGACGGAGCTGTGA